In Ascaphus truei isolate aAscTru1 chromosome 7, aAscTru1.hap1, whole genome shotgun sequence, one genomic interval encodes:
- the COPS8 gene encoding COP9 signalosome complex subunit 8, whose translation MPVAVMAENSVNFQKLLEQTEEQELEAPGGIATLPVYTHLLALYLLHNDTNNARYLWKRIPSAMRSSSSELGGIWEVGQRIWQRDFPGVYASIAAKPWSENIQPVMEALRDSTRRRAFSLISQVYTSISADDFAAFVGLPVEEAVKGVLEQGWQADSVTRMVMPKKPDSAPLSLIPNEQQLARLTDYVAFLEN comes from the exons ATGCCAGTAGCGGTGATGGCGGAAAACTCGGTGAACTTCCAGAAGCTGCTGGAGCAGACAGAGGAACAGGAACTGGAG GCCCCTGGAGGTATCGCTACTCTTCCGGTGTATACCCACCTGTTGGCACTATACCTTCTGCACAATGATAC GAATAACGCTCGATACCTGTGGAAGAGAATCCCATCTGCTATGAGATCT TCCAGCTCGGAGCTGGGTGGGATCTGGGAGGTAGGACAGAGGATCTGGCAGAGAGATTTCCCAGGGGTCTACGCGTCCATCGCAGCCAAGCCGTGGTCCGAGAACATCCAACCAGTCATGGAGGCGCTGAGAG ACTCGACGCGGCGCCGTGCGTTCAGCCTGATCTCGCAGGTGTACACCTCGATCTCTGCAGATGATTTTGCGGCCTTTGTTGGACTTCCGGTAGAAGAGGCTGTTAAAG GTGTACTAGAGCAAGGCTGGCAAGCAGACTCTGTCACTCGGATGGTGATGCCCAAGAAGCCAG aTTCTGCTCCCCTGTCTCTGATTCCCAACGAGCAGCAGCTGGCCAGGCTCACCGACTACGTGGCTTTTCTGGAGAACTAA